GTACGACGGCGCACGACACCGTGCCGTTCGCACTCTGGTCCGCCGCGCGTGCCCTCGGTGACTACGAGGAGGCGTTCTGGACCACCGCCCAGGTCGGCGGGGACGTGGACACGACCTGCGCGATCGTGGGCGGGGTGATCGCCGCCGGGAAGGCGGGGACGTCGCCCGGCGCCTGGGTGGAGCGGACGGAAGCGCTGCCGGAGTGGATGCCCACGTCGGCGTAGCGCCTCGAAGATGCCGGTGCAAACTCTCTGTGCATGTCGGGAACTCTGCGTAAACGCGTGCTCGTTGTCGTGGCAGTTGCTGTGCGACGCATGAGCCGGCGCATGCAGATGGCACGCGAGGGGTGGTGGGGTGGTCGTGGAGTTCTTGGCGCTGCTGTTCACGCTGCTTGTCGCGGCGGCCGTGATGCCCTGGCGTTCACGTGCCGTCAGGGGGCGCGACATCGCGCCCCCTGACATCGTGCCCGGTGCGGGCCGGGCCGGGTCAGCCGGCCATCGGGCCCGAGGTACCTGCGAGGGCTTCCAGGTCGCTCTTGCGGACCCGGATCACCAACCACGCGGTGATCAGCGCCAGTACGGCCATCGACGCTGCCGCGACGAAGCCCATCGAAATACCATGGGTGAGCACGTCGTGCCCCCAGGGCGCGGGCAGCTGCTGCGTCTTGGCGAACTCGGCCTTCTGCTCGGCCGAACCGTCGGCCATGAACTTCGGCAGCTGCTTCTCCGCCTCGTCCTTGCTGGCCGAGCCGAACACCGTCGTCAGGATGGACAGGCCCAGCGAACCGCCCACCTGCTGCGTGGCGTTGAGCAGTCCGGAGGCCGCACCCGCCTCGTGCTGGGCGACGCCGGACACCGCGGTGACCGTCAGGGTGACGAAGTTCAGGCCCATGCCGAAGCCGAACACCAGCATCGGCCCGAGCACCCCGCCGACATACGAGCTGTCGGAGCTGATCAAGGTCTGCCAGACCAGGCCGATCACGGCGAGCGCCGAGCCGACGAGCATGAACGGCTTGGGGCCGAGCACCGGCAGGAACCGCTGCGACAGTCCCGCGCCGATCGCGATCACCACTGTCACCGGCAGGAAGGCCACACCGGCCGCGATCGGGCTGTACCCCAGCACGTTCTGCACGAACAGCACGATGTAGAAGAACATGCCGAACATCGCCGCTGCCAGGCTCAGCATGATCACGTACGTGCCCGAGCGATTGCGGTCGGTGAACATGCGCAGCGGGGTGATCGGGTCCGCGGCCCGGGTCTCGACGAAGGCGAAGGCAAGCAGCAGGACCACCGCGGCGCCGAAGGAGCCGAGCGTCATGCTGTCCCGCCAGCCCTCGTCGGCCGCACTGATGAACCCGTAGACGAGCGCTGCCATGCCGAGCGTCGACGTGAGCGCGCCGGCAATGTCGAAGCGCCCGGGGTGCCGTTCGGACTCGCTGATGTACAACGGCGTGAGGACAGCGATCAAAACGCCGATCGGTACGTTGACGAAGAGCACCCACCGCCAGTCGAGCCACTCGGTGAG
This genomic window from Streptomyces sp. DG2A-72 contains:
- a CDS encoding MFS transporter, translated to MTTSQLIKDRKPGAARREGHPGIALTVIAACQLMVVLDATIVNIALPHIQDALKFSTTDLTWVVSSYTLTFGGLLLLGGRAGDILGRRRVFMTGILLFTFASLLGGLAQEPWQLLAARALQGVGGAIASPTSLALITTTFPEGPERNRAFGVFAAVSAGGGAVGLLAGGMLTEWLDWRWVLFVNVPIGVLIAVLTPLYISESERHPGRFDIAGALTSTLGMAALVYGFISAADEGWRDSMTLGSFGAAVVLLLAFAFVETRAADPITPLRMFTDRNRSGTYVIMLSLAAAMFGMFFYIVLFVQNVLGYSPIAAGVAFLPVTVVIAIGAGLSQRFLPVLGPKPFMLVGSALAVIGLVWQTLISSDSSYVGGVLGPMLVFGFGMGLNFVTLTVTAVSGVAQHEAGAASGLLNATQQVGGSLGLSILTTVFGSASKDEAEKQLPKFMADGSAEQKAEFAKTQQLPAPWGHDVLTHGISMGFVAAASMAVLALITAWLVIRVRKSDLEALAGTSGPMAG